The window ttatttatttatttattctgcagCAAGCCTTTGCTGTCTTCACACCCCGCAGAAGAAAACCCAGGCCACACTGCGATGAGGTAAGAAGGCTTTGCCCTTACTAATGTGATAAAGGAAACCTTTTAGCACCTGAGCCACGTTCCTGCTCTTTGCCTCGTCTAGTCTTTCCCTGCACTCTTACAAAATATATTCCATTcttagatcctctctctctctctctctctctctctctctctctctctctctctctctcaagctgatAACTTTGCCTTCACCTCTTCTCAAAATTTGTCTTCTCTCCAATGCAGTGTGGTCTCTGTTCGGTTTTTTTTCCGTCGAAATTAGTAATCCTTGAATTTCCCGGATTAATTCCTTGCTTCCGTGCTTTCTGACTCGGGTCTGTCTCCTTCTACAGGATTAAacccttcttttctttcccttcccaTACTGATCAAGGGAATTTAGTAGCCCCTTCCATTAGCCTTTACGTTAGGAAGCTCGGAAACCCGACACACGCATACGTGCACTATTCAGCTGTattgaacctaacctaacctaacgcaCGCCAGGTGAGGTGGTGCACATTCATCGCAAGTAGCTCCCCGGTAATACTTACGAGAAATTCATAACGGAACTCAAGACCTCAATGAAGGTTGTCTCTCCCCCTGCTTTAAGGTCGACGCTTCCGTCCGGGAAAGTCTTCCCCAAAACGAGGGCCAGCATCATCTCCTTAACGGCGATCGTCAACTGGCGTCCTTTCAGGCTGTAATTTTGAGGCCACCGTCGGTCATAAGGAGTTCGCAAGAGCGCGGGGCTCTCGAAGTCGTCGCCTTCGGTCTTGAATCTGAGCGATCGAAAACTTGGTGTTCAAACGTAGGCCAAACAGGCGATTAGTGCTTAGTTGTCTTTAAGTTGATCTAACTCACCACAACCCTTTGAGAATACCATTTGCTTGATACACTGGGTAATGTTATGCCCTATAACTCTTACAGTATGTATAATTATCGTCTCGAATCTAATAGTTTGATGGCTCTAACGAGAACGCAGAATTTTAAGCCTCGTCGAACACCGAGCAGTATCTTCATGTTCTGTTAAATCTCATTGTGCCTTAGTTGACCTTTtagcagttattttattttgaaggccCACCTCTTAgaaagagtcatatatatatatatatatatatatatatatatatatatatatatatatatatatatatatatatatatatatatatatatatatatgtgtgtgtgtgtgtgtgtgtgtgtgtgtgtgtttgtctgtgtgtttatttgtatgtttccTTGTCTATGTTGGCTCTGTATCAATGCTAAACCAGTATTAAGGCAAATAAAATCAGTGTCAGCAAACTTGAGTACTTGAAACTTTCATGTCAGTGCTGAAATGAttggaaaggcaaaaaaaaaaagatatcgtgttttatttgtttgctcaAAATTTCCATTTCGCGGCTAATTCGTAGTGAATTACTGCTTCAAAATTATGGCAGAAACGAGTTCGTTTCAGGTAAATCAATCGAACCTTGAGAATTTCAACACCTGAGGCCAAGTTTCACAGGTACGTAGAAATTCTGCCATCTTTAGCTATCTTTCCGCCAAAAGTTGCACAAAATTACTagtattcttttaaatttcaaattcagtttCATAGAAGTATTTTTTCTTAACTGATGACAAATCGAAGCAGCGATTATTGGAGTGATGTCACGAAATCACGAACGCAGGCGAAGCCAGTTTGCTCCATAAACATTGGCAACATTTGACGGCTAGATTCTCAGGGAGGACAAAAAACACTCTCACGCCTGTCAACTGCAAGTGGCAGAAAAAGATGATTTTCCTACCGTCATGTCAGCAGAGTTAGGAACACAGCACAATGACTTACCGCGTTACTCCGTTTTTATCTATGGAAGGTATAAACGCTCTCCAGGGTTCCTGTGACTCTTTTATAAAGATTCTGACGTAAGTTCCTTCCGGGACCAACTTCTCGAGAAGGGTGACTGCGCGCATAGCGTCCTCTCCTGCCATGATCAAGATCCAGCTCACCACGTGAGATTTCGTCAGTTCCTTCCTCACCTGACGAAAACAGATAGCAGATTTGATGTATACTCAAGAGGGCTGATGCGCGTAGCTAGAAACTTGCAATATATCTGCTAGAATGTCAGTACGAGCGAACACACAGATGGGTGGAAAAATATTCCAACCTGTTAAGCATAGAAGAGGAGGAACAATAAACTGATTAGCGTCTGAAATCATGTGCCCCATTGACAAATCTTGTTTCCCCACGGAGGTAGGCTCACGCTTGTTGCTGTTAGGCCCAGGTaaactattttgaataaaatatatacattttgcatatttctttaagGTAAATGAATCGAATTCATATATTCTTTGGTGCATATTCATGTTCTCACGgaggctttcttttataaaactgaattctgtaatatttatctccaatatatttattagaataaactacCCTCAGCCCCTGCGCAGTTGATGTTTTGGCCATTTTCACTAACACGAACGAAAACTGCA of the Macrobrachium rosenbergii isolate ZJJX-2024 chromosome 49, ASM4041242v1, whole genome shotgun sequence genome contains:
- the LOC136832345 gene encoding uncharacterized protein codes for the protein MAKTSTAQGLRVRKELTKSHVVSWILIMAGEDAMRAVTLLEKLVPEGTYVRIFIKESQEPWRAFIPSIDKNGVTRFKTEGDDFESPALLRTPYDRRWPQNYSLKGRQLTIAVKEMMLALVLGKTFPDGSVDLKAGGETTFIEVLSSVMNFS